Proteins found in one Cyprinus carpio isolate SPL01 chromosome B10, ASM1834038v1, whole genome shotgun sequence genomic segment:
- the carm1l gene encoding LOW QUALITY PROTEIN: histone-arginine methyltransferase CARM1 (The sequence of the model RefSeq protein was modified relative to this genomic sequence to represent the inferred CDS: substituted 1 base at 1 genomic stop codon) → MGDNQLQTSFSVTLIFLNENDLKKDLPISSQHQQLRLEIHREADDICLTVNNDAGVCVFKFSITRDTECCRVATRSFLITLGCFSIIMRFSTQSEFEIFHRMLCSWHELRRPQSVFQQRTDDSSALQYFQFYGCLSQQQNMLQDYLRTATYQKAILLNDVDFRDKVVLDVGCGTGILSFFAVQAGAKKVYAVEGSSVARYAEILVKSNNLSNKITVLSGKIEEVCCPEKVDVIISEPIGYMLLNERMLESYLHAKKWLKPKGMMFPTQSDIHLAPFTDEQLYMEHHARSHFWXEQLLHGVNLSGLHSSAVDEFFKQPIVDTFDMQVLMARSVKYTINFLEAKEEDLHRLEIPFVFKLLQSGLIHGLAFWFDVAFVGSRMTVWLSTAPNEPLTHWYQVRCLLQTPLFAKMGQTLSGRVHLIANKRQSYDIHITAVVDQSGFKSGNSLDLKNPFFR, encoded by the exons ATGGGCGATAATCAGCTACAGACCAGTTTCTCTGTAACTCTGATCTTCCTGAACGAGAACGACTTGAAGAAAGATCTGCCGATTTCCAGTCAACATCAGCAGCTCAGGCTTGAGATCCACAGAGAGGCTGACGACATCTGCCTGACCGTTAATAACG ATGCTGGCGTTTGTGTTTTCAAGTTCTCCATCACGAGGGACACAGAGTGTTGTCGGGTGGCCACCCGCTCATTCCTCATCACTCTGGGCTGTTTCAGTATCATCATGCGCTTCAGCACCCAGTCAG AGTTTGAGATCTTCCACAGAATGCTGTGCTCATGGCACGAGCTCAGGAGACCTCAGTCTGTGTTTCAGCAGAGGACAGACGATTCTTCTGCACTGCAGTACTTCCAG TTCTATGGCTGTCTGTCCCAGCAGCAGAACATGCTTCAGGACTATCTCAGGACTGCAACCTACCAAAAAGCCATTTTGCTCAATGATGTTGACTTCAGAGATAaa GTGGTTCTTGATGTGGGCTGTGGAACAGGGATATTGTCCTTCTTTGCCGTCCAGGCCGGGGCTAAGAAAGTGTATGCGGTGGAGGGCAGTTCTGTGGCCAGATATGCAGAA ATTCTAGTGAAAAGCAATAACTTGTCCAACAAAATCACAGTTTTGTCAGGAAAGATTGAGGAAGTTTGCTGCCCAGAGAAGGTGGATGTGATCATCTCAGAGCCCATTGGCTACATGCTCCTCAACGAGAGGATGTTAGAGAGCTATCTGCATGCCAAAAAATGGTTAAAACCCAAAG GCATGATGTTCCCGACTCAGAGTGACATTCATCTGGCTCCTTTCACTGATGAGCAACTCTACATGGAGCATCACGCTCGCTCCCACTTCTGGTAAGAGCAACTCCTGC ATGGTGTGAACTTGAGTGGGCTTCATTCTTCTGCTGTGGATGAGTTCTTCAAACAGCCAATAGTT GACACATTCGATATGCAGGTTCTCATGGCCAGGTCTGTGAAATACACAATCAACTTTCTGGAGGCAAAAGAAGAAGATTTACACCG GTTGGAGATTCCTTTTGTCTTCAAACTGCTGCAGTCAGGGCTGATTCATGGACTTGCTTTTTGGTTTGATGTGGCCTTTGTTGGCTCAAG GATGACAgtatggctgtccactgctccaaATGAGCCTTTGACGCACTGGTATCAGGTACGCTGTCTTCTACAGACCCCTCTGTTTGCCAAAATGGGACAGACATTATCTGGACGGGTTCACCTAATAGCCAACAAGAG ACAAAGCTATGACATTCACATCACTGCTGTGGTTGATCAGTCTGGATTTAAATCTGGGAACTCACTGGATTTGAAAAACCCTTTTTTTCGGTAA